The Oncorhynchus mykiss isolate Arlee unplaced genomic scaffold, USDA_OmykA_1.1 un_scaffold_219, whole genome shotgun sequence genome contains a region encoding:
- the LOC118948150 gene encoding uncharacterized protein ECU03_1610-like: MVKDNSRERSDMVKDNSRQRSGMVKFNSRERSDMVKDNSRQRSDMVKDNSRERSDMVKDNSRERSDMVKDNSRQRSDMVKDSSRQRSDMVKDNSRTESDSRGPSLRGEEARHDPQGRRYGVRKPGMTTRAVATG, encoded by the exons ATGGTGAAGGACAACAGCAGGGAGAGAAGTGACATGGTGAaggacaacagcagacagagaagTGGCATGGTGAAGTTCAACAGCAGGGAGAGAAGTGACATGGTGAAGGACAACAGCAGGCAGAGAAGTGACATGGTGAAGGACAACAGCAGGGAGAGAAGTGACATGGTGAAGGACAACAGCAGGGAGAGAAGTGACATGGTGAaggacaacagcagacagagaagTGACATGGTGAAGGACAGCAGCAGACAGAGAAGTGACATGGTGAAGGACAACAGCAGAACGGAGTCTGATTCCCGCG GGCCGTCGCTACGGGGTGAGGAAGCCAGGCATGACCCCCAGGGCCGTCGCTACGGGGTGAGGAAGCCAGGCATGACCACCAGGGCCGTCGCTACGGGGTGA